One window of Aricia agestis chromosome 20, ilAriAges1.1, whole genome shotgun sequence genomic DNA carries:
- the LOC121737437 gene encoding O-acyltransferase like protein-like, translated as MPAIYHLDNYDRELQDIGHTYCMVDFDLAYFDQTSDLFKTVMEYSEHYVSHFNHTQLRYGIDVLKTCNKTNSKATVSKRTLEGCLNETFKREYKLSVHSYYDPLQYFLFNGTLAIQTYFVLTGLLMSYKMLLYLETVEPNWRVILKGIFLRWLRLTPSYAVVLAVMATFVRFIRHGPQWELAAGQDVVDCRARWWLNLLYINNYMYNAQCMPHSWYIAADFQLCCIGMAAMILIQRIGFRNIILSLLFMVGIIVPAIQTYLYDLDGLLITSPGATRTFFAMDPTFNETYKTGHSNLSSFVIGMALGYAIYYLRERGFDIGSFKKYRYVYWLVAPLTFIYILSGYVFYRDAPRADLSVRVVTAALAKPLFGVMIAIIIAGLAFRIENFYRSILEWKIWIVPGRLSYCIYILHLPFIRIFAGTKTSLIEATKYNFFALMFSVLAISFAMAIPLWLFIESPFYELIKRNPKKSSNVNDFRTHL; from the exons ATGCCTGCTATATATCATTTAGACAACTATGATAGAGAATTGCAAGATATTGGCCATACGTACTGTATGGTAGATTTTGACCTAGCATATTTTGATCAAACAAGCGATCTCTTCAAAACCGTAATG GAATATTCAGAGCATTATGTATCACATTTTAATCATACACAGCTGAGATACGGTATAGATGTGCTGAAGacttgtaacaaaacaaatagtAAAGCGACGGTCTCAAAGCGCACCCTTGAGGGATGCCTAAACGAaacttttaaaagggaatacaaATTAAGTGTACAC AGCTACTACGACCCTCTACAATATTTCCTATTCAATGGCACATTAGCCATTCAAACCTATTTCGTGTTGACCGGACTGCTAATGTCTTACAAAATGCTGCTATATTTGGAAACAGTGGAACCAAACTGGAGAGTCATACTGAAGGGAATATTTTTAAGATGGCTGAG gcTTACGCCATCTTATGCAGTAGTGTTGGCGGTGATGGCCACATTTGTGAGGTTTATTCGTCACGGTCCTCAGTgggag ctCGCAGCAGGCCAAGACGTTGTCGATTGCCGAGCTCGCTGGTGGCTGAACTTACTTTACATCAATAACTACATGTATAACGCGCAGTGTATGCCGCACTCATG GTACATAGCAGCTGATTTCCAACTCTGTTGCATTGGGATGGCTGCAATGATATTGATTCAAAGAATTGGGTTCAGAAACATTATTTTGAGTCTACTTTTCATGGTCGGGATAATAGTGCCTGCTATACAGACGTATCTCTATGATCTTGATGGTCTTCTTATCACTTCTCCAGG AGCAACTCGTACTTTCTTTGCAATGGATCCAACTTTTAATGAAACGTACAAAACTGGTCATTCCAATCTGTCCAGCTTTGTGATTGGTATGGCTTTAGGTTACGCTATTTATTACCTACGTGAAAGAGGTTTTGATATTGGAAGCTTTaaa AAATACCGTTACGTTTATTGGTTGGTAGCTCCACTGACTTTCATCTATATCCTATCCGGCTATGTTTTCTACAGAGATGCACCTAGAGCTGATTTGTCTGTACGGGTGGTGACTGCTGCGTTGGCTAAACCCCTCTTTGGAGTTATGATTGCTATAATCATTGCTGGACTTGCTTTTAGGATTGAGA atttcTACCGATCTATTCTGGAATGGAAAATATGGATTGTACCCGGACGACTGTCGTACTGTATTTACATACTCCATCTTCCATTTATCAGGATATTCGCAGGAACCAAGACTAGTCTAATAGAAGCTACGAAATATAATTTT ttcGCGTTGATGTTCAGTGTTTTGGCTATTTCTTTTGCGATGGCGATTCCATTATGGTTGTTCATAGAATCTCCTTTCTACGAACTCATCAAGAGGAATCCAAAGAAATCATCCAACGTCAATGATTTTAGGACACACTTGTAG